From Anopheles arabiensis isolate DONGOLA chromosome 3, AaraD3, whole genome shotgun sequence, a single genomic window includes:
- the LOC120902656 gene encoding cytosolic 10-formyltetrahydrofolate dehydrogenase, producing MGDPVKSDAKTNGFHKATNGHHQQQQEELKIAIIGQSNFAAEVLELLLERDHLIVGVFTIADKGAREDVLATVARQHGIPVFKFSAWRRKGVPIPEVLEQYRSVGANLNVLPFCSQFIPMEVIDGAAYGSICYHPSILPLHRGASAISWTLIEGDERAGFSIFWADDGLDTGPILLQKQCPVYGDDTLDTLYKRFLYPEGVTAMAEAVDMIAAGTAPKIPQTEIGASYDPALFREENQYLNLNQPAVRIFNFIRGLDSVPGALAVVQMEDGEEVPVRLYGASLSARRSMVNGKPIQFKGSTGSAFVTREGIFITGTDGSLVRVRRIKRGNRVIPAGEWFEQLGTTKATPLVLTEKEQEQDTLLRSIWKSILKVEIGPETDFFACGAGSMDVVRLVEEVKDTLEVPIDNETLFMAPMYGEFLQEVIQRMRSGSNGDRGTNIPLDFKHVVLKANRRQIAVPTQLFINGRFVDAEGAKTIPIVNPTNEQVICDVANASKVDVDDAVQAADEAFHGVWTSVSARERGQLMYRLAELMEQHREELATIESIDSGAVYTLALKTHVGMSIDAWRYYAGWADKIEGSTIPVSPARPNRVLTFTKKEPIGVCALITPWNYPLMMLSWKMAACIAAGNTVVIKPAQVCPLTALKFAELTVRAGFPPGVINVVTGTGSLAGQALADHPAVRKLGFTGSTPIGKRIMASCAESNIKKCSMELGGKSPLVIFADCDLEKAVRLGMSSVFFNKGENCIAAGRLFVEDRIHDEFVRKVIRGIKTMKIGDPLDRATAHGPQNHLAHLEKLQEYCAIGVKEGAKLLYGGKRVAKMEGLFFEPTVFTDVEDHMYIAREESFGPIMVISKFHASDFDALVARANSTEYGLASGVFTQDIAKALRFAERVEAGTVFVNTYNKTDVAAPFGGFKQSGFGKDLGKEALNEYLKTKCVTVEY from the exons atggGAGATCCTGTGAAAAGTGACGCCAAAACGAACGGCTTTCAT AAAGCCACCAATggccatcatcagcagcagcaagaggaGCTCAAAATTGCCATCATCGGGCAGAGCAACTTTGCCGCCGAAGTGCTCGAACTGCTGCTCGAGCGTGACCATCTCATCGTCGGTGTGTTCACGATCGCCGACAAAGGCGCCCGCGAAGATGTACTGGCTACCGTAGCCCGTCAGCATGGCATTCCAGTGTTTAAATTCTCCGCCTGGCGTCGCAAAGGTGTCCCCATACCGGAGGTGCTCGAGCAGTACCGATCGGTCGGTGCGAACCTGAACGTGCTCCCGTTCTGCAGCCAGTTCATCCCGATGGAGGTGATCGATGGGGCCGCTTACGGTAGCATCTGCTATCATCCCTCCATACTGCCACTTCACCGAGGCGCCAGTGCCATCTCCTGGACGCTGATCGAGGGGGACGAACGGGCCGGTTTCTCCATCTTCTGGGCGGACGATGGGCTCGATACTGGACCGATTCTGCTGCAGAAACAGTGCCCCGTTTATGGGGATGATACGCTCGACACACTGTACAAGCGGTTCCTCTACCCGGAGGGTGTCACGGCTATGGCGGAGGCGGTGGATATGATCGCTGCGGGTACTGCGCCCAAGATCCCGCAGACTGAGATTGGTGCGAGTTACGATCCGGCCCTGTTTCGGGAGGAGAATCAGTACCTAAACTTGAATCAACCGGCAGTGAGGATTTTCAACTTCATTCGTGGGTTGGATTCGGTTCCCGGAGCGCTGGCTGTAGTGCAGATGGAAGATGGCGAGGAAGTACCGGTCCGACTGTACGGTGCATCACTCAGCGCCCGGCGCAGCATGGTGAATGGAAAGCCAATCCAGTTTAAAGGGTCCACCGGGTCTGCTTTTGTAACGCGCGAAGGCATTTTCATCACCGGAACCGATGGATCGTTGGTGCGCGTGCGGCGGATCAAGCGTGGCAATCGTGTAATTCCCGCCGGGGAGTGGTTTGAGCAGCTGGGGACGACGAAAGCGACCCCGCTAGTGCTGACGGAGAAGGAGCAGGAGCAAGATACGCTGCTGCGCAGCATATGGAAATCGATTCTGAAGGTGGAGATTGGGCCCGAGACGGACTTTTTCGCGTGCGGTGCCGGCTCGATGGATGTGGTGCGGTTGGTGGAGGAGGTGAAGGACACGCTCGAGGTACCGATCGACAACGAGACGCTCTTTATGGCACCAATGTACGGGGAGTTTCTGCAGGAAGTTATTCAACGGATGCGCTCCGGAAGCAATGGCGATCGTGGAACGAACATTCCGCTGGATTTCAAACACGTGGTGTTGAAGGCGAATCGACGCCAGATAGCCGTCCCAACGCAGCTCTTCATCAATGGGCGGTTTGTGGATGCGGAAGGTGCAAAAACGATACCGATCGTTAATCCCACCAACGAACAAGTGATCTGTGACGTGGCGAATGCATCCAAAGTGGACGTTGACGATGCAGTTCAAGCCGCCGATGAAGCGTTCCATGGCGTATGGACGTCTGTTTCGGCACGTGAGCGCGGTCAGCTGATGTACCGATTGGCAGAGCTGATGGAGCAGCACCGGGAGGAACTGGCAACGATTGAGTCGATCGATTCGGGTGCAGTTTACACGCTTGCACTGAAAACTCACGTCGGTATGTCGATCGATGCGTGGCGCTACTATGCAGGTTGGGCGGATAAGATCGAAGGTAGCACCATCCCGGTCAGCCCAGCCCGCCCGAATCGTGTGCTAACGTTCACGAAGAAGGAACCGATCGGTGTGTGCGCTTTAATTACACCCTGGAACTACCCACTGATGATGCTCTCGTGGAAGATGGCCGCTTGCATTGCCGCAGGCAACACGGTTGTCATTAAACCGGCTCAAGTATGTCCCTTGACGGCACTTAAGTTTGCCGAGCTTACAGTAAGAGCCGGCTTTCCACCGGGAGTGATCAATGTCGTCACGGGTACGGGCTCTTTGGCCGGCCAAGCCCTTGCAGACCATCCAGCGGTGCGCAAACTGGGCTTCACCGGGTCCACTCCAATCGGGAAACGCATCATGGCATCGTGCGCCGAATCCAACATCAAAAAGTGCTCGATGGAACTGGGCGGCAAGTCGCCGCTCGTCATCTTCGCCGACTGCGATCTCGAGAAGGCGGTCCGGCTCGGCATGTCGTCGGTGTTTTTCAACAAGGGTGAAAACTGTATTGCCGCTGGCCGGCTGTTTGTGGAGGACCGCATCCACGATGAGTTTGTGCGGAAAGTGATCCGCGGCATAAAGACGATGAAAATTGGCGATCCACTCGACCGGGCGACGGCACATGGGCCGCAGAACCATCTGGCACATCTGGAGAAGTTGCAGGAGTACTGTGCGATCGGGGTGAAGGAGGGAGCGAAGCTGCTGTACGGTGGCAAGCGGGTGGCCAAAATGGAGGGACTGTTCTTCGAGCCGACCGTGTTTACCGACGTGGAGGATCACATGTACATTGCGCGCGAAGAATCGTTCGGTCCGATCATGGTGATATCGAAGTTTCACGCGAGTGATTTCGATGCGCTGGTGGCAAGGGCTAACAGTACCGAGTACGGGCTGGCGAGCGGTGTTTTCACGCAGGACATTGCAAAAGCGCTTCGGTTTGCGGAGCGGGTCGAGGCGGGCACGGTGTTTGTGAACACGTACAACAAGACGGACGTGGCGGCACCGTTCGGTGGCTTCAAGCAGAGCGGCTTCGGGAAGGATTTAG GCAAGGAAGCGTTGAACGAGTACCTCAAGACTAAGTGCGTGACTGTCGAGTACTAA
- the LOC120902543 gene encoding dynein assembly factor 1, axonemal homolog yields MVREQCEEEFGPKKMTKKTIQASCRKNKLYLTPHLNDVLYLHYSGYNAIDGLDEYVGLKCLWLECNAISNISGLDHQSQLRCLYLHNNLIKKIENLQHCKQLDTLNLSHNHIAKIENCGSDILPVLNTLNISHNYLKSIESLAELRKCDFVSVLDISHNRIEDIAIVKVLADMKGLRVLTLVGNPVVNDIPSYRKTLILECKSLTYLDSRPVFDKDRACAEAWKRGGYEEERKEHQRWKKEEQRKMRRSINATLRLRHRGDGEPELLKTSSDEEEEEKEGSAAGKGDFEELEYQSNDVAWKEMEALFNQHTSALKPAATPAADQPRQLCETLEQCFGRVNTDLRLSESISKPLIEEITTEEYADMKERKDEASHQIVQEAKDGPESLEQGTEVDESYMSGSAQKNDLKAHDSVDKNELPEESHKTEDVQQEKISTEGKEDTNREDVNKDLVPKPTLKATKLPEINRKTEARIASAEQDDTLNVIIQSKEISITMQPTCSTNDQFPADPDDSAVQHSDRKASTASVDSITSTEGDTHHAQKLAEERKASTNSVDYITGSDSNSDPTLVTDCDSCVRNSSRACSSRSDTSDSEDMFDKIIPKKHRKLASSMRPEVSLSDSSSSSETEDEAGSILDSKLDRQNTITEFIDEYKRFFHSVDLRDPKCVLKNRHKIVRPQTAKSQRTEPIVYEGVLKAMEQNSNGAKIEQARQERFEANERSLAKEAVLERLMKGHAEVDMNIEQQMISIGGKQHNFNEYRLEVFRQDQEKLQNLIDRVTAQKEKYNAHIDSIHDQLANIMEDYGQISEKLRKVDDMIQNIGDEVVVHQEKEGSVLEVIQELEPITIAEQIVENMTKEQLPDVVEANVKASDATIDPVDQLSSDESAVDLGELNQHVDAQVEVGPSDPKDPTTSKPIPEEFGCDPVYRKFIDIQYEIDKLTEDQIFTALSEAARELQEEELETKLVHDAIDEYWSTDLEDFRRNLNLDAHPIVQRFKRFIECQGTDTDDTDSEAHVRRLENAYHRYERRLSNHLFDEYLMLSRKASIATTTGGESSATELELVELDGGHVLRASTSRRATAWDLKETVEDPVEELEELNEEEDPALKEAGDFKHDELEDEESKPEVETLKSAEVVGMQEPLGDVQGDH; encoded by the exons ATGGTGCGCGAACAGTGCGAAGAAGAGTTTGGGCCCAAAAA AATGACGAAGAAAACGATTCAAGCATCGTGTCGCAAAAACAAGCTCTACCTAACGCCACACCTTAACGATGTCCTATATTTGCACTACTCAG GATACAACGCCATCGATGGGCTGGACGAGTACGTAGGATTAAAATGTCTTTGGCTGGAGTGCAACGccatttccaacatttccGGGCTGGATCACCAGTCACAACTGCGTTGTCTGTATCTGCACAACAACCTTATCAAG AAAATCGAAAACTTGCAACACTGCAAACAGTTGGACACGCTGAACCTTTCCCATAATCACATCGCCAAGATAGAAAACTGTGGAAGCG ACATTCTGCCCGTGCTGAACACGCTCAACATTTCGCACAACTATCTGAAATCGATCGAAAGCCTGGCGGAGTTGCGGAAATGTGATTTCGTGTCGGTTTTGGACATTTCTCACAACCGGATCGAGGACATTGCGATTGTGAAG GTTCTTGCGGATATGAAAGGATTGCGCGTACTGACGTTGGTAGGGAATCCCGTGGTCAACGATATTCCTTCCTATCGCAAAACGCTCATTTTGGAATGT AAATCTCTGACCTATTTGGATTCGAGACCAGTGTTTGATAAAGATCGGGCATGTGCTGAGGCATG gaaacgaggCGGATACGAAGAGGAGCGTAAAGAACACCAGCGCTGGAAGAAGGAGGAACAACGAAAAATGCGACGCAGTATCAATG CAACTCTTCGCTTGCGCCACCGAGGAGACGGCGAACCGGAATTG CTTAAGACGAGCAGcgacgaggaggaagaagaaaaggaaggctcTGCTGCCGGTAAAGGGGATTTCGAAGAGCTGGAGTACCAATCGAACGACGTTGCGTGGAAGGAGATGGAAGCCCTATTTAACCAACACACAAGTGCACTTAAACCCGCTGCTACTCCCGCAGCTGACCAACCCAGACAGCTATGTGAAACTCTTGAGCAGTGCTTTGGAAGAGTAAATACTGATCTACGCTTGAGCGAAAGTATCAGCAAACCACTCATCGAAGAGATTACTACAGAAGAGTACGCAGATatgaaggaaaggaaagatgAAGCTTCACATCAAATCGTACAAGAAGCCAAAGATGGTCCAGAATCTCTGGAGCAAGGTACAGAAGTTGATGAGAGTTATATGAGTGGATCTGCTCAGAAGAATGATTTGAAAGCACATGATTCTGTTGACAAGAATGAACTTCCTGAAGAGAGCCACAAAACTGAAGATGTACAACAAGAAAAGATCTCAACTGAAGGTAAAGAAGATACAAATCGTGAAGATGTTAACAAAGATCTTGTACCTAAACCTACTTTGAAAGCCACAAAGCTTCCTGAAATTAATAGAAAAACTGAGGCCCGTATCGCCTCAGCCGAGCAGGATGATACGCTGAATGTTATCATCCAATCGAAAGAGATTTCCATCACGATGCAACCAACGTGTAGTACCAATGACCAATTCCCAGCAGATCCTGATGACTCTGCCGTACAACATTCTGATCGTAAAGCATCAACCGCTTCTGTAGATTCGATCACATCCACAGAGGGCGATACACATCATGCCCAGAAGTTGGCTGAAGAGCGTAAAGCTTCTACCAACTCCGTGGACTACATCACCGGGTCCGATTCCAACTCCGACCCAACACTCGTAACCGATTGCGACAGCTGCGTGCGGAACAGCAGCCGTGCATGCTCCTCCCGCTCTGACACTTCCGACAGTGAGGACATGTTTGATAAAATTATACCAAAGAAACATCGCAAGCTAGCCAGCTCCATGCGCCCGGAAGTATCCCtgagcgacagcagcagcagcagtgaaaCGGAGGACGAAGCTGGAAGCATCCTCGACAGTAAGCTCGATCGTCAGAACACGATCACGGAGTTTATTGACGAATACAAACGATTCTTCCATTCGGTGGACTTGCGCGATCCGAAGTGTGTGCTGAAGAATCGCCACAAGATTGTGCGTCCCCAGACGGCCAAGTCTCAGCGTACCGAACCGATCGTGTACGAGGGTGTGCTGAAGGCGATGGAGCAAAACTCGAACGGTGCAAAGATTGAGCAGGCACGACAGGAGCGCTTCGAAGCGAACGAGCGTAGCCTTGCAAAGGAGGCGGTACTGGAGCGCTTGATGAAGGGTCACGCTGAGGTTGATATGAACATCGAGCAGCAGATGATATCGATCGGCGGCAAGCAGCACAACTTTAACGAGTATCGTCTCGAGGTGTTCCGGCAGGATCAGGAAAAGCTGCAGAATCTGATCGACCGAGTGACGGCACAGAAGGAAAAGTACAATGCGCACATTGATAGCATTCACGATCAGCTGGCGAACATTATGGAGGACTATGGGCAGATTAGCGAGAAGCTTCGGAAGGTTGACGATATGATACAGAACATTGGAGATGAGGTGGTGGTACATCAGGAAAAGGAAGGGTCTGTCTTAGAGGTTATCCAGGAATTGGAGCCTATTACCATTGCAGAACAAATTGTTGAGAATATGACCAAAGAACAGTTGCCGGATGTAGTTGAAGCAAACGTCAAGGCGTCCGATGCTACCATTGATCCTGTTGATCAGCTGTCCTCAGACGAGTCTGCTGTAGATTTGGGTGAATTGAACCAACACGTGGATGCTCAAGTCGAAGTTGGTCCGAGCGATCCGAAAGATCCAACCACATCCAAACCTATTCCCGAAGAGTTCGGTTGCGATCCGGTGTACCGCAAGTTCATCGACATTCAGTACGAGATCGACAAGCTGACGGAGGATCAAATATTTACCGCCCTGTCCGAGGCGGCCCGTGAGCTGCAGGAGGAGGAGCTCGAGACGAAGCTCGTCCACGACGCCATTGATGAGTACTGGAGCACCGATCTGGAGGACTTTCGGCGCAATCTCAATCTCGATGCTCACCCGATCGTACAGCGCTTCAAGCGGTTCATCGAATGCCAGGGCACCGATACGGACGATACCGATTCGGAAGCACACGTGCGCCGGCTTGAAAATGCTTACCACCGGTACGAGCGGCGTCTCTCGAACCATCTGTTCGATGAGTATCTGATGTTGAGCCGTAAGGCTAGcattgccaccaccaccgggggAGAGTCGAGTGCAACGGAGTTGGAGTTGGTTGAACTGGACGGAGGGCATGTGCTGAGAGCATCCACAAGTAGACGCGCAACGGCCTGGGATTTGAAGGAAACGGTTGAGGATCCGGTGGAGGAGTTGGAGGAACTGAACGAGGAGGAAGACCCGGCATTGAAAGAGGCTGGGGATTTCAAGCATGATGAGCTGGAGGATGAAGAATCGAAGCCGGAGGTGGAGACTTTGAAGAGTGCTGAAGTTGTCGGAATGCAGGAACCATTGGGAGATGTTCAAGGGGATCATTAG
- the LOC120902544 gene encoding zinc carboxypeptidase A 1: MVRLNSAAGSRWWAPAMAILALALSVKAAEVARYDNYRLYRVTPHSEAQLRSVAAMEQASDSLIFLETARKLGDRFDIVVAPHKLADFTETLESDYIPHELIEQNVQRAFDEERVRLTNKRAKGPFDWNDYHTLEEIHAWLDQLASEHPKEVELLDAGRSHQNRTMKGVKLSYGPGRPGVFLEGGIHAREWISPATVTYILNQLLTSEDAKVRALAEKFDWYVFPNANPDGYAYTFQVNRLWRKTRKAYGPFCYGADPNRNWDFHWAEQGTSNNACSDTYHGSEAFSEVETRSLAAFVEKLRGKLGAYIAFHSYSQLLLFPYGHTGAHSPNHQDLNEIAEATVKSLAKRYGTQYKYGNVYDAIYPASGSSVDWSYGAQDVKIAYTYELRPDGDAWNGFVLPPNEIVPTGEETLDSLITLLEESSARGYYDEKH; this comes from the coding sequence ATGGTGCGATTAAACAGTGCAGCCGGCTCCCGGTGGTGGGCCCCAGCGATGGCCATCCTGGCGCTGGCGCTCAGTGTCAAAGCGGCCGAGGTCGCACGGTACGATAACTACCGGCTGTACCGGGTGACGCCCCACAGCGAGGCGCAGCTACGATCGGTGGCCGCCATGGAGCAGGCGAGCGATAGCTTAATTTTCCTCGAGACCGCCCGCAAGCTGGGCGATCGGTTCGACATCGTCGTCGCGCCGCACAAGCTGGCCGACTTTACCGAAACGCTCGAATCGGACTACATTCCGCACGAGCTGATCGAGCAGAACGTGCAGCGGGCGTTCGATGAGGAGCGCGTCCGGCTAACGAACAAGCGTGCCAAGGGTCCGTTCGATTGGAACGACTATCACACTCTGGAGGAGATCCACGCCTGGCTCGACCAGCTGGCCAGTGAGCATCCGAAGGAGGTGGAGCTGCTCGACGCAGGACGTTCGCATCAGAATCGAACCATGAAGGGTGTGAAGCTTTCGTACGGTCCCGGCCGCCCGGGTGTGTTCCTGGAGGGTGGTATTCACGCGCGTGAATGGATCTCGCCCGCCACCGTGACGTACATTCTGAACCAGCTCCTCACCAGCGAGGATGCGAAGGTGCGTGCACTGGCCGAAAAGTTTGACTGGTACGTGTTCCCGAACGCAAACCCGGACGGGTACGCGTACACCTTCCAGGTAAACCGGCTGTGGCGCAAAACGCGCAAAGCGTACGGTCCGTTCTGTTACGGGGCCGATCCGAACCGCAACTGGGACTTCCACTGGGCCGAGCAGGGCACGAGCAATAACGCCTGCTCGGACACGTACCATGGATCGGAAGCGTTCTCGGAGGTTGAGACCCGTTCGCTGGCTGCGTTTGTGGAGAAGCTGCGCGGTAAGCTCGGTGCGTACATTGCGTTCCATTCGTActcgcagctgctgctgttcccaTACGGTCACACCGGGGCGCATTCGCCGAACCATCAGGATTTGAACGAGATTGCCGAGGCAACGGTAAAGTCACTGGCGAAGCGGTACGGCACGCAGTACAAGTACGGCAATGTGTACGATGCGATCTATCCGGCGAGCGGGTCGAGCGTTGACTGGAGCTATGGGGCGCAAGATGTGAAGATTGCGTACACGTACGAGCTGCGTCCGGATGGGGACGCCTGGAATGGGTTCGTGCTGCCACCGAACGAGATTGTGCCGACGGGCGAGGAGACGCTGGATTCGCTCATCACGCTGCTGGAGGAATCGTCCGCCCGGGGTTATTACGATGAGAAGCATTGA